A DNA window from Ctenopharyngodon idella isolate HZGC_01 chromosome 10, HZGC01, whole genome shotgun sequence contains the following coding sequences:
- the osbpl1a gene encoding oxysterol-binding protein-related protein 1 isoform X3 encodes MEELDPEEQFLRDARNGNLEGIQRLLMSKIKEEAKIDINCKGKSKSNHGWTPLHLASYFGHKDVVEELLKAGADANLPNNVGDTALHKAAFTGRKEVVMLLLQYDACPSVINGTAQIPKDVTQSAEIKSMLEAAERTEERKLEEQLLEAAREGTILTLTRLLNMKKPPNINCTDLLGNTPLHCAAYRGQKQCAIKLLQHKANPNIKNQNDQTVFDLANDAEMKQIIAGNVMKGMTRNVKTFEGSLWKSSRFFGWRSYWVVLQDGVLSWYPKQSDVDSSSRRQGCKPLTQAQCMIKAKDSCYFTVKCFDDSVHHFKVSQKNNPEATRKRWLEAIEEHSAFSTHYCSQDPESEEEEDDVVSLNELSDSLQRAELCHQRLEMEMLVLLSMVKEDGLVERLPATVVQKLKEVCEASSETCSSLHQCLGLFSRQEGARSSKLEHEVEKNKILSEALQTLATEHHELEQSVVKGSSPRSVLSEDEFYDALSDSDSEPVLSGFETAGHSYEDGEDFKSEHYCSVPTHLDGRMSREDRRGEEEDEDEVARVNGVRKHRTSLPAPMFSRNDFSIWSILRKCIGMELSKITMPVIFNEPLSFLQRLTEYMEHTYLIHQANVSEDSIERMKCVAAFAVSAVASQWERTGKPFNPLLGETYELVRDDLGFRLISEQVSHHPPVSAFHAEGLQKDFVFHGSIYPKLKFWGKSVEAEPKGIITLELPKHNEAYTWTNPTCCVHNIIVGQLWIEQYGSMEVINHRTGEKCCLSFKPCGLFGKELHKVEGYILDKSKKKVFILYGKWTECMYIVDPVLFETQKKNDKKASEDKKSSKQLSQTSDSEETPQPGGDSLDVIPGSQLLWRIAPRPANSAQMYNFTTFAMQLNELDKEIETVIPKTDSRLRPDIRAMENGDIDLASEEKKRLEEKQRAARKNRSKSDEEWKTRNIASGPRWFHQGPNPHNGSQDWLFSSGYWDRDYSQVPDIY; translated from the exons ATGGAGGAGCTGGACCCGGAGGAGCAGTTCCTCAGGGATGCCAGGAACGGAAACCTAGAAGGTATCCAGAGGCTTTTGATGTCCAAGATAAAGGAGGAGGCCAAGATCGACATCAACTGCAAGG GCAAGAGCAAATCAAATCACGGCTGGACGCCTCTTCATCTGGCCAGTTACTTTGGACACAAGGATGTTGTTGAGGAATTACTGAAG GCTGGAGCAGATGCTAATTTACCAAATAATGTCGGAGACACGGCCCTCCATAAAGCGGCATTCACAGGGAGAAAA GAGGTTGTAATGTTGCTTCTTCAATATGACGCTTGTCCTTCTGTCATCAATGGGACGGCACAGATACCTAAAGATGTTACCCAGAGTGCTGAGATTAAAAGCATGTTGGAGG CTGCGGAGAGGACTGAAGAGAGGAAGCTAGAGGAGCAGCTCTTGGAGGCGGCACGGGAAGGAACCATATTGACCCTCACAAGACTG CTAAACATGAAGAAACCCCCGAACATAAACTGCACGGACCTGCTGGGAAACACGCCGCTGCACTGCGCCGCATACAGGGGTCAGAAACAGTGTGCCATCAAACTCCTGCAGCACAAGGCCAACCCTAACATCAAGAACCAAAATG ATCAGACTGTTTTTGACTTGGCTAACGATGCGGAAATGAAGCAGATCATTGCAGGAAATGTTATGAAA GGCATGACGCGAAATGTTAAAACATTCGAGGGGTCTCTTTGGAAG AGCTCAAGGTTCTTTGGCTGGCGCTCTTACTGGGTAGTTCTTCAAGATGGAGTCTTGTCATGGTACCCTAAACA GTCAGATGTAGATTCAAGCTCACGCCGGCAAGGTTGCAAACCGTTAACACAAGCACAGTGCAtg ATTAAAGCGAAAGATAGCTGCTATTTCACTGTCAAATGCTTTGACGACAGTGTTCACCATTTCAAAGTGTCACAGAAGAACAACCCCGAAGCCACCAGAAAA AGGTGGCTGGAGGCCATAGAGGAACATTCAGCCTTTAGCACACATTACTGCTCACAGGACCCAGAGagtgaggaagaggaagacGATGTTGTGTCTTTAAATGAGCTTTCTGACTCACTTCAG CGGGCAGAGTTGTGCCATCAGAGACTGGAGATGGAGATGTTGGTCCTCCTGTCCATGGTGAAAGAAGATGGCCTGGTGGAAC GATTGCCTGCGACAGTTGTTCAGAAGCTGAAGGAGGTCTGCGAAGCCTCCAGTGAAACCTGCTCCTCACTGCACCAGTGCCTGGGGCTTTTTTCCAGACAGGAAGGA GCACGCAGTTCGAAACTGGAACATGAGGTCGAGAAGAATAAAATCCTGTCAGAGGCTCTGCAGACGCTGGCCACTGAACATCATGAGCTGGAGCAGTCAGTGGTCAAAGGATCGTCGCCCCGCAGCGTCCTCAGTGAAGACGAGTTTTATGACGCTCTTTCTG ATTCGGACTCTGAGCCTGTGTTGAGCGGTTTTGAGACGGCCGGCCACTCATACGAAGACGGAGAGGACTTCAAGTCCGAGCACTACTGCAGTGTCCCAACTCATCTCGACGGCAGGATGTCCCGGGAAGACCGTCGTGGAGAGGAAGAGGATGAAGATGAGGTGGCCAGAGTTAATGGAGTGAGGAAACACAG GACAAGTTTACCTGCTCCCATGTTCTCCAGAAATGACTTCAGTATCTGGAGCATACTGAGGAAGTGTATCGGGATG GAGCTGTCTAAGATCACCATGCCGGTTATTTTTAATGAGCCGCTAAGCTTTCTACAAAGGCTAACAGAATATATGGAGCACACGTACCTCATCCACCAGGCCAATGTTTCAGAAGACTCTATTGAGAGAATGAAG TGTGTGGCAGCGTTTGCGGTATCAGCTGTGGCATCTCAGTGGGAAAGGACGGGTAAACCCTTCAACCCCTTGCTAGGTGAAACATACGAGCTAGTCAG GGATGATCTTGGTTTCCGGCTGATATCAGAACAAGTAAGCCACCATCCTCCCGTCAGCGCCTTCCATGCTGAGGGATTGCAGAAGGACTTTGTGTTTCATGGCTCAATCTACCCCAAACTGAAGTTCTGGGGCAAAAGCGTGGAGGCCGAACCTAAGGGCATCATCACTCTAGAACTTCCTAA GCATAATGAGGCGTACACATGGACAAATCCAACGTGTTGTGTCCACAACATCATCGTGGGACAGCTGTGGATCGAACAATATGGCAGTATGGAGGTTATCAACCACAG AACCGGTGAAAAATGCTGCCTGAGTTTTAAACCGTGTGGCCTTTTTGGGAAAGAATTACATAAGGTTGAAGGCTACATCCTGGACAAGAG CAAAAAGAAGGTTTTTATCCTTTACGGGAAATGGACGGAGTGCATGTACATAGTCGACCCTGTTCTGTTCGAAACTCAAAAGAAGAATGATAAGAAAGCTTCGGAAGACAAGAAAAGCAGTAAACAG CTATCTCAGACATCAGACTCAGAAGAAACACCTCAACCAGGTGGAGATTCACTGGATGTGATCCCAGGAAGTCAGTTGCTCTGGAGAATAGCACCTAGACCAGCAAACTCTGCCCAG ATGTACAACTTCACTACATTCGCAATGCAACTCAATGAGCTGGACAAAGAGATCGAAACGGTCATCCCAAAAACAGACAGCCGACTGAGGCCAGATATACGAGCCATGGAGAATGGCGACATCG ATCTGGCCAGTGAGGAGAAGAAGCGACTGGAGGAGAAACAGAGGGCGGCACGTAAGAACCGCTCTAAGTCGGATGAAGAGTGGAAGACGAG AAACATCGCCTCGGGCCCCAG GTGGTTTCATCAAGGTCCAAATCCACACAATGGCTCTCAGGACTGGCTATTCTCCAGTGGTTATTGGGACCGTGATTATTCCCAAGTACCGGACATATACTGA
- the osbpl1a gene encoding oxysterol-binding protein-related protein 1 isoform X2 yields MLVKNFALLGKIHMSMEELDPEEQFLRDARNGNLEGIQRLLMSKIKEEAKIDINCKGKSKSNHGWTPLHLASYFGHKDVVEELLKAGADANLPNNVGDTALHKAAFTGRKEVVMLLLQYDACPSVINGTAQIPKDVTQSAEIKSMLEAAERTEERKLEEQLLEAAREGTILTLTRLLNMKKPPNINCTDLLGNTPLHCAAYRGQKQCAIKLLQHKANPNIKNQNDQTVFDLANDAEMKQIIAGNVMKGMTRNVKTFEGSLWKSSRFFGWRSYWVVLQDGVLSWYPKQSDVDSSSRRQGCKPLTQAQCMIKAKDSCYFTVKCFDDSVHHFKVSQKNNPEATRKRWLEAIEEHSAFSTHYCSQDPESEEEEDDVVSLNELSDSLQRAELCHQRLEMEMLVLLSMVKEDGLVERLPATVVQKLKEVCEASSETCSSLHQCLGLFSRQEGARSSKLEHEVEKNKILSEALQTLATEHHELEQSVVKGSSPRSVLSEDEFYDALSDSDSEPVLSGFETAGHSYEDGEDFKSEHYCSVPTHLDGRMSREDRRGEEEDEDEVARVNGVRKHRTSLPAPMFSRNDFSIWSILRKCIGMELSKITMPVIFNEPLSFLQRLTEYMEHTYLIHQANVSEDSIERMKCVAAFAVSAVASQWERTGKPFNPLLGETYELVRDDLGFRLISEQVSHHPPVSAFHAEGLQKDFVFHGSIYPKLKFWGKSVEAEPKGIITLELPKHNEAYTWTNPTCCVHNIIVGQLWIEQYGSMEVINHRTGEKCCLSFKPCGLFGKELHKVEGYILDKSKKKVFILYGKWTECMYIVDPVLFETQKKNDKKASEDKKSSKQLSQTSDSEETPQPGGDSLDVIPGSQLLWRIAPRPANSAQMYNFTTFAMQLNELDKEIETVIPKTDSRLRPDIRAMENGDIDLASEEKKRLEEKQRAARKNRSKSDEEWKTRWFHQGPNPHNGSQDWLFSSGYWDRDYSQVPDIY; encoded by the exons ATGCTTGTAAAGAACTTTGCACTCTTAGGAAAGATCCACATGT CCATGGAGGAGCTGGACCCGGAGGAGCAGTTCCTCAGGGATGCCAGGAACGGAAACCTAGAAGGTATCCAGAGGCTTTTGATGTCCAAGATAAAGGAGGAGGCCAAGATCGACATCAACTGCAAGG GCAAGAGCAAATCAAATCACGGCTGGACGCCTCTTCATCTGGCCAGTTACTTTGGACACAAGGATGTTGTTGAGGAATTACTGAAG GCTGGAGCAGATGCTAATTTACCAAATAATGTCGGAGACACGGCCCTCCATAAAGCGGCATTCACAGGGAGAAAA GAGGTTGTAATGTTGCTTCTTCAATATGACGCTTGTCCTTCTGTCATCAATGGGACGGCACAGATACCTAAAGATGTTACCCAGAGTGCTGAGATTAAAAGCATGTTGGAGG CTGCGGAGAGGACTGAAGAGAGGAAGCTAGAGGAGCAGCTCTTGGAGGCGGCACGGGAAGGAACCATATTGACCCTCACAAGACTG CTAAACATGAAGAAACCCCCGAACATAAACTGCACGGACCTGCTGGGAAACACGCCGCTGCACTGCGCCGCATACAGGGGTCAGAAACAGTGTGCCATCAAACTCCTGCAGCACAAGGCCAACCCTAACATCAAGAACCAAAATG ATCAGACTGTTTTTGACTTGGCTAACGATGCGGAAATGAAGCAGATCATTGCAGGAAATGTTATGAAA GGCATGACGCGAAATGTTAAAACATTCGAGGGGTCTCTTTGGAAG AGCTCAAGGTTCTTTGGCTGGCGCTCTTACTGGGTAGTTCTTCAAGATGGAGTCTTGTCATGGTACCCTAAACA GTCAGATGTAGATTCAAGCTCACGCCGGCAAGGTTGCAAACCGTTAACACAAGCACAGTGCAtg ATTAAAGCGAAAGATAGCTGCTATTTCACTGTCAAATGCTTTGACGACAGTGTTCACCATTTCAAAGTGTCACAGAAGAACAACCCCGAAGCCACCAGAAAA AGGTGGCTGGAGGCCATAGAGGAACATTCAGCCTTTAGCACACATTACTGCTCACAGGACCCAGAGagtgaggaagaggaagacGATGTTGTGTCTTTAAATGAGCTTTCTGACTCACTTCAG CGGGCAGAGTTGTGCCATCAGAGACTGGAGATGGAGATGTTGGTCCTCCTGTCCATGGTGAAAGAAGATGGCCTGGTGGAAC GATTGCCTGCGACAGTTGTTCAGAAGCTGAAGGAGGTCTGCGAAGCCTCCAGTGAAACCTGCTCCTCACTGCACCAGTGCCTGGGGCTTTTTTCCAGACAGGAAGGA GCACGCAGTTCGAAACTGGAACATGAGGTCGAGAAGAATAAAATCCTGTCAGAGGCTCTGCAGACGCTGGCCACTGAACATCATGAGCTGGAGCAGTCAGTGGTCAAAGGATCGTCGCCCCGCAGCGTCCTCAGTGAAGACGAGTTTTATGACGCTCTTTCTG ATTCGGACTCTGAGCCTGTGTTGAGCGGTTTTGAGACGGCCGGCCACTCATACGAAGACGGAGAGGACTTCAAGTCCGAGCACTACTGCAGTGTCCCAACTCATCTCGACGGCAGGATGTCCCGGGAAGACCGTCGTGGAGAGGAAGAGGATGAAGATGAGGTGGCCAGAGTTAATGGAGTGAGGAAACACAG GACAAGTTTACCTGCTCCCATGTTCTCCAGAAATGACTTCAGTATCTGGAGCATACTGAGGAAGTGTATCGGGATG GAGCTGTCTAAGATCACCATGCCGGTTATTTTTAATGAGCCGCTAAGCTTTCTACAAAGGCTAACAGAATATATGGAGCACACGTACCTCATCCACCAGGCCAATGTTTCAGAAGACTCTATTGAGAGAATGAAG TGTGTGGCAGCGTTTGCGGTATCAGCTGTGGCATCTCAGTGGGAAAGGACGGGTAAACCCTTCAACCCCTTGCTAGGTGAAACATACGAGCTAGTCAG GGATGATCTTGGTTTCCGGCTGATATCAGAACAAGTAAGCCACCATCCTCCCGTCAGCGCCTTCCATGCTGAGGGATTGCAGAAGGACTTTGTGTTTCATGGCTCAATCTACCCCAAACTGAAGTTCTGGGGCAAAAGCGTGGAGGCCGAACCTAAGGGCATCATCACTCTAGAACTTCCTAA GCATAATGAGGCGTACACATGGACAAATCCAACGTGTTGTGTCCACAACATCATCGTGGGACAGCTGTGGATCGAACAATATGGCAGTATGGAGGTTATCAACCACAG AACCGGTGAAAAATGCTGCCTGAGTTTTAAACCGTGTGGCCTTTTTGGGAAAGAATTACATAAGGTTGAAGGCTACATCCTGGACAAGAG CAAAAAGAAGGTTTTTATCCTTTACGGGAAATGGACGGAGTGCATGTACATAGTCGACCCTGTTCTGTTCGAAACTCAAAAGAAGAATGATAAGAAAGCTTCGGAAGACAAGAAAAGCAGTAAACAG CTATCTCAGACATCAGACTCAGAAGAAACACCTCAACCAGGTGGAGATTCACTGGATGTGATCCCAGGAAGTCAGTTGCTCTGGAGAATAGCACCTAGACCAGCAAACTCTGCCCAG ATGTACAACTTCACTACATTCGCAATGCAACTCAATGAGCTGGACAAAGAGATCGAAACGGTCATCCCAAAAACAGACAGCCGACTGAGGCCAGATATACGAGCCATGGAGAATGGCGACATCG ATCTGGCCAGTGAGGAGAAGAAGCGACTGGAGGAGAAACAGAGGGCGGCACGTAAGAACCGCTCTAAGTCGGATGAAGAGTGGAAGACGAG GTGGTTTCATCAAGGTCCAAATCCACACAATGGCTCTCAGGACTGGCTATTCTCCAGTGGTTATTGGGACCGTGATTATTCCCAAGTACCGGACATATACTGA
- the osbpl1a gene encoding oxysterol-binding protein-related protein 1 isoform X1, whose protein sequence is MLVKNFALLGKIHMSMEELDPEEQFLRDARNGNLEGIQRLLMSKIKEEAKIDINCKGKSKSNHGWTPLHLASYFGHKDVVEELLKAGADANLPNNVGDTALHKAAFTGRKEVVMLLLQYDACPSVINGTAQIPKDVTQSAEIKSMLEAAERTEERKLEEQLLEAAREGTILTLTRLLNMKKPPNINCTDLLGNTPLHCAAYRGQKQCAIKLLQHKANPNIKNQNDQTVFDLANDAEMKQIIAGNVMKGMTRNVKTFEGSLWKSSRFFGWRSYWVVLQDGVLSWYPKQSDVDSSSRRQGCKPLTQAQCMIKAKDSCYFTVKCFDDSVHHFKVSQKNNPEATRKRWLEAIEEHSAFSTHYCSQDPESEEEEDDVVSLNELSDSLQRAELCHQRLEMEMLVLLSMVKEDGLVERLPATVVQKLKEVCEASSETCSSLHQCLGLFSRQEGARSSKLEHEVEKNKILSEALQTLATEHHELEQSVVKGSSPRSVLSEDEFYDALSDSDSEPVLSGFETAGHSYEDGEDFKSEHYCSVPTHLDGRMSREDRRGEEEDEDEVARVNGVRKHRTSLPAPMFSRNDFSIWSILRKCIGMELSKITMPVIFNEPLSFLQRLTEYMEHTYLIHQANVSEDSIERMKCVAAFAVSAVASQWERTGKPFNPLLGETYELVRDDLGFRLISEQVSHHPPVSAFHAEGLQKDFVFHGSIYPKLKFWGKSVEAEPKGIITLELPKHNEAYTWTNPTCCVHNIIVGQLWIEQYGSMEVINHRTGEKCCLSFKPCGLFGKELHKVEGYILDKSKKKVFILYGKWTECMYIVDPVLFETQKKNDKKASEDKKSSKQLSQTSDSEETPQPGGDSLDVIPGSQLLWRIAPRPANSAQMYNFTTFAMQLNELDKEIETVIPKTDSRLRPDIRAMENGDIDLASEEKKRLEEKQRAARKNRSKSDEEWKTRNIASGPRWFHQGPNPHNGSQDWLFSSGYWDRDYSQVPDIY, encoded by the exons ATGCTTGTAAAGAACTTTGCACTCTTAGGAAAGATCCACATGT CCATGGAGGAGCTGGACCCGGAGGAGCAGTTCCTCAGGGATGCCAGGAACGGAAACCTAGAAGGTATCCAGAGGCTTTTGATGTCCAAGATAAAGGAGGAGGCCAAGATCGACATCAACTGCAAGG GCAAGAGCAAATCAAATCACGGCTGGACGCCTCTTCATCTGGCCAGTTACTTTGGACACAAGGATGTTGTTGAGGAATTACTGAAG GCTGGAGCAGATGCTAATTTACCAAATAATGTCGGAGACACGGCCCTCCATAAAGCGGCATTCACAGGGAGAAAA GAGGTTGTAATGTTGCTTCTTCAATATGACGCTTGTCCTTCTGTCATCAATGGGACGGCACAGATACCTAAAGATGTTACCCAGAGTGCTGAGATTAAAAGCATGTTGGAGG CTGCGGAGAGGACTGAAGAGAGGAAGCTAGAGGAGCAGCTCTTGGAGGCGGCACGGGAAGGAACCATATTGACCCTCACAAGACTG CTAAACATGAAGAAACCCCCGAACATAAACTGCACGGACCTGCTGGGAAACACGCCGCTGCACTGCGCCGCATACAGGGGTCAGAAACAGTGTGCCATCAAACTCCTGCAGCACAAGGCCAACCCTAACATCAAGAACCAAAATG ATCAGACTGTTTTTGACTTGGCTAACGATGCGGAAATGAAGCAGATCATTGCAGGAAATGTTATGAAA GGCATGACGCGAAATGTTAAAACATTCGAGGGGTCTCTTTGGAAG AGCTCAAGGTTCTTTGGCTGGCGCTCTTACTGGGTAGTTCTTCAAGATGGAGTCTTGTCATGGTACCCTAAACA GTCAGATGTAGATTCAAGCTCACGCCGGCAAGGTTGCAAACCGTTAACACAAGCACAGTGCAtg ATTAAAGCGAAAGATAGCTGCTATTTCACTGTCAAATGCTTTGACGACAGTGTTCACCATTTCAAAGTGTCACAGAAGAACAACCCCGAAGCCACCAGAAAA AGGTGGCTGGAGGCCATAGAGGAACATTCAGCCTTTAGCACACATTACTGCTCACAGGACCCAGAGagtgaggaagaggaagacGATGTTGTGTCTTTAAATGAGCTTTCTGACTCACTTCAG CGGGCAGAGTTGTGCCATCAGAGACTGGAGATGGAGATGTTGGTCCTCCTGTCCATGGTGAAAGAAGATGGCCTGGTGGAAC GATTGCCTGCGACAGTTGTTCAGAAGCTGAAGGAGGTCTGCGAAGCCTCCAGTGAAACCTGCTCCTCACTGCACCAGTGCCTGGGGCTTTTTTCCAGACAGGAAGGA GCACGCAGTTCGAAACTGGAACATGAGGTCGAGAAGAATAAAATCCTGTCAGAGGCTCTGCAGACGCTGGCCACTGAACATCATGAGCTGGAGCAGTCAGTGGTCAAAGGATCGTCGCCCCGCAGCGTCCTCAGTGAAGACGAGTTTTATGACGCTCTTTCTG ATTCGGACTCTGAGCCTGTGTTGAGCGGTTTTGAGACGGCCGGCCACTCATACGAAGACGGAGAGGACTTCAAGTCCGAGCACTACTGCAGTGTCCCAACTCATCTCGACGGCAGGATGTCCCGGGAAGACCGTCGTGGAGAGGAAGAGGATGAAGATGAGGTGGCCAGAGTTAATGGAGTGAGGAAACACAG GACAAGTTTACCTGCTCCCATGTTCTCCAGAAATGACTTCAGTATCTGGAGCATACTGAGGAAGTGTATCGGGATG GAGCTGTCTAAGATCACCATGCCGGTTATTTTTAATGAGCCGCTAAGCTTTCTACAAAGGCTAACAGAATATATGGAGCACACGTACCTCATCCACCAGGCCAATGTTTCAGAAGACTCTATTGAGAGAATGAAG TGTGTGGCAGCGTTTGCGGTATCAGCTGTGGCATCTCAGTGGGAAAGGACGGGTAAACCCTTCAACCCCTTGCTAGGTGAAACATACGAGCTAGTCAG GGATGATCTTGGTTTCCGGCTGATATCAGAACAAGTAAGCCACCATCCTCCCGTCAGCGCCTTCCATGCTGAGGGATTGCAGAAGGACTTTGTGTTTCATGGCTCAATCTACCCCAAACTGAAGTTCTGGGGCAAAAGCGTGGAGGCCGAACCTAAGGGCATCATCACTCTAGAACTTCCTAA GCATAATGAGGCGTACACATGGACAAATCCAACGTGTTGTGTCCACAACATCATCGTGGGACAGCTGTGGATCGAACAATATGGCAGTATGGAGGTTATCAACCACAG AACCGGTGAAAAATGCTGCCTGAGTTTTAAACCGTGTGGCCTTTTTGGGAAAGAATTACATAAGGTTGAAGGCTACATCCTGGACAAGAG CAAAAAGAAGGTTTTTATCCTTTACGGGAAATGGACGGAGTGCATGTACATAGTCGACCCTGTTCTGTTCGAAACTCAAAAGAAGAATGATAAGAAAGCTTCGGAAGACAAGAAAAGCAGTAAACAG CTATCTCAGACATCAGACTCAGAAGAAACACCTCAACCAGGTGGAGATTCACTGGATGTGATCCCAGGAAGTCAGTTGCTCTGGAGAATAGCACCTAGACCAGCAAACTCTGCCCAG ATGTACAACTTCACTACATTCGCAATGCAACTCAATGAGCTGGACAAAGAGATCGAAACGGTCATCCCAAAAACAGACAGCCGACTGAGGCCAGATATACGAGCCATGGAGAATGGCGACATCG ATCTGGCCAGTGAGGAGAAGAAGCGACTGGAGGAGAAACAGAGGGCGGCACGTAAGAACCGCTCTAAGTCGGATGAAGAGTGGAAGACGAG AAACATCGCCTCGGGCCCCAG GTGGTTTCATCAAGGTCCAAATCCACACAATGGCTCTCAGGACTGGCTATTCTCCAGTGGTTATTGGGACCGTGATTATTCCCAAGTACCGGACATATACTGA